The following nucleotide sequence is from Pirellulales bacterium.
AGCAGCACTACGGGCAAGATCTTACTGGAGCCAGTGCCGTGAAATCCTCCTGCGAGCCATCACACTCAACGTGATGATCCTCAGGCCATGCCACGGTTTCTACAGAGCAGGTCACCAACGATTTGCCAACCGCTTATCCACCGCTGTAGCCGCAGCATTACTCGTCAATGTGGGGTGGACGCCACTACTTTCAGTCGCAAAAGGCGACGTTCGCTCTAATGTATCGACGGTTGCGCTGAGCGGGATGCAAGCTCCAGGCGCAAGCCCGGGCACGACCTTCGACGCGCTGAATGTCGCTGGTCCTTCAATCAGTCCGACGGGACAAGTCGTCTTCACATCGCAGCTTTCCGGAGGTGCGTCACCATTCGGAGTCTGGACTGGCGACTCACCTGGCAATCTCACGCCGGTCGCACTTGTTGGGCAACAAGCGCCAGGAACCGCGTCGGGAGTGGTGTTTACCACAGGCGATATTTCTCCGCCACGAAACGTCAACAGTCAAATCGCCGCGGTCGGTCTGCTGGGAGGACCCGGCGTTAACGGAAACAATGATGAAGGCATCTGGGTTGGCCAACCCTCTATAAGCTCTCTGCTCGTTCGCGAGGGATCTCCCGCGCCGTTGCCAGGAGGACTCCAGTACGGTTCCTTGGTGGCAACGTTTTCAGAGAACCTGCCGTCACAAAGTGATTCAGGACGAATCACGTTTCAAACTGGCCTACAAGACAGCGGGGGCAACCCGATTGCCGGGGCGGCCGATTTCAGTGCGCAAGGAACAACGATCACACCGCTAGCCTTTACTGGCGGTGCTGCGCCTGGGCTGCCTGCTGGTTCGACGATTACCTCGCTCGGGTCGCCAGGAATTAGTCCAGGAAACATCGTCTTCTTCCCGGCGACGTACAACAATCCGAGCGGGCCTATCGTAAATGGGTCGATCATTTATGGGGAGAATTTCAACATTCAACCTGTTTCGCCCAGTATCGTGGCTCAAAGTGGCGGCATCGCTCCAAACATGGGTGCCGGGGTTACCTTCCAGAATGTGTCATATGTCTCCACTGCAGATGGTACGAATGTTCACGTTAACTCAATTGGGCACACAGTATTCTTTGGAACAGTTACGGGTCCTGGAATCACGCCTGGAGTGAACGATCAAGGAGTCTGGGAGGCCGGAATAGGCACCTCGTTCCTCGTGGCGCGGACCGGAGTTGCGGCGCCGGATGTGCCGGGTGCGACGTTTAGTTCATTTGCCGACGTCGGTATTAGCATCGAACGAGACGCCGTGCTGGCGCAAATCGCCGGCCCCGGTGTCACCGGCGACAACAATATGGGGATTTGGACAGGATTGGCCGGCAGTCTCCACCTAAGCGTGCGTGACGGCGACGTCGTTTCCGACGGGTTGAACCCGCCATTGGTCGTCAGTAACCTCAGTCACTTTGCAATGGCAGGCGTGGATGATCTTGTATTCGAATCAGGCACGGGCGCGGCGACGGTTATACTTGGCGAGGATTCGCTAAATCATATTGTCGTTATTGCGCGCCCCGGAGATGTGCTTGAAGTTGCACCCGGCGACTTCCGCACGATCGCCTCGGTGGAGCTATACCATGGAGGCGAAACCGGCGGTGGACCAACCCCGATTGACAATCAGAATCAGGTTGGATTCTCGGCGACATTCACCGACGGCAGTTCTGGGATCTTCATTTCCAACGCCCTAACCGCGCCCGAGCCCTCGACTCTAATCCTCGCCGCGTTCGGCGGACTAGCGTTGGTCGCATGTCGACACTGGCACGCACGCAGGGCATGAGCGAAGGGGGGCCGCGCCGAGTAGCTGCCGATGCTGTTGCTGGGCAAAACACCAGCGAATTTGGTACGCTGATCTGAAAGGAGCCTTTTATGAAAGCGTGGCTGTTTCAGGATCATCGGCAGAAACAGAAGCTCGGCGATAAGGCGCCCTGGTCGGTTGGGTGGATTGACCCAGACGGCAAACGCCGGTCAAAGCGTGTCGGATCGCACAGCATGGCCGAAAAGTTTTGTCGCAAGGTAGAGGGGCAACTCGCGGCTGGCACCTATCAAAGCACGAGCCGCAAGACGTGGGCTGAGTTCCGGGCAGAGTACGAAGCCAAGATTCTGCCGCGGCAGGCCAGGAAGACTCAGGAGGTGACCGTATCTGCTTTGCGTCATTTCGAACGTATCGTGGCGCCGGGCAAGATGTCTTCGATTAAGACGGAAGCGATCGACGGCTATGTCGCCACGCGGCAAACCGAGAAGGGTAAAAAGCCCAAGTCGACCGTCTCGCCGGCCACGGTTAATCGCGAATTGCGACACCTGAAGTCTGCGTTTCACATTGCTCACGACTGGGGTTATTTGGTGACGCTGCCAAAGATCCGGAAGATGCGAGAGGAGTCCCGGATTGGCGCCATTATGACTGTGGAGCACTTCAAAACGATCTACGAAGCCTGCGATGCCGTGGCAGCGTTGCCCGAGGGTATCGCAACCCCCGCAGGTGCGTGGTGGCAAGCACTGCTCGTCTTCGGCCTGACAACTGGGTGGCGAATCGACGAGATACTGTCACTCCGTCGGGACGACGTCGACCTCAAGACGGGCGCGATCCTGACGCGCGCGGTCTCAAATAAGGGGCGGCGCGATGAACTAGACTATCTCACGCCAGAAGCCTTGGACCATGTTCGAGGCGTGGTCGGATTCGAGCCACTCCTGTTCTGGTGGCCACACGACCGCGGTGCCTTATGGGACGAGTTCCAGCGCATACAAAACGCTGCTGGGATTGCCCTCGTGTGTCCCGACGCTGCACGGCACCAATGCACTGCCTCGTGTAGTTTCTACGGCTTCCACGCCTTGAGGCGAGGCTACGCAACCATGAATGTGGAGCGGATGTCAGCTCCTGAACTCCAAAGAAAGATGCGGCACAAGTCGTTCTCCACGACGCTCCGCTACATCGGCTTGGCGGACAAGATGAAGAAAGCGACCGACCGAGTGTACGTGCCGGACTTTTTGAAGACGGGGGCCAGTTGAAACGGCCGTTGAGTGTTTATGGAGTGTTGCGCTCAGTCAATCGCCAATTACACCCTCCATGTGGCGCAACAAAAACGCCCGAAACTCCATTGGCCATGGAGTTTACGGGCGTGATTGCGTAGCGAGGGCGACGGGACTCGAACCCGCAACCACCGGATCGACAGTCCGGTTTAAAGCACCTGGGGGTCGCTCGCGCGGGGGGCGAAATCTTTCAACGTGGAA
It contains:
- a CDS encoding tyrosine-type recombinase/integrase, with protein sequence MKAWLFQDHRQKQKLGDKAPWSVGWIDPDGKRRSKRVGSHSMAEKFCRKVEGQLAAGTYQSTSRKTWAEFRAEYEAKILPRQARKTQEVTVSALRHFERIVAPGKMSSIKTEAIDGYVATRQTEKGKKPKSTVSPATVNRELRHLKSAFHIAHDWGYLVTLPKIRKMREESRIGAIMTVEHFKTIYEACDAVAALPEGIATPAGAWWQALLVFGLTTGWRIDEILSLRRDDVDLKTGAILTRAVSNKGRRDELDYLTPEALDHVRGVVGFEPLLFWWPHDRGALWDEFQRIQNAAGIALVCPDAARHQCTASCSFYGFHALRRGYATMNVERMSAPELQRKMRHKSFSTTLRYIGLADKMKKATDRVYVPDFLKTGAS
- a CDS encoding choice-of-anchor tandem repeat NxxGxxAF-containing protein yields the protein MQAPGASPGTTFDALNVAGPSISPTGQVVFTSQLSGGASPFGVWTGDSPGNLTPVALVGQQAPGTASGVVFTTGDISPPRNVNSQIAAVGLLGGPGVNGNNDEGIWVGQPSISSLLVREGSPAPLPGGLQYGSLVATFSENLPSQSDSGRITFQTGLQDSGGNPIAGAADFSAQGTTITPLAFTGGAAPGLPAGSTITSLGSPGISPGNIVFFPATYNNPSGPIVNGSIIYGENFNIQPVSPSIVAQSGGIAPNMGAGVTFQNVSYVSTADGTNVHVNSIGHTVFFGTVTGPGITPGVNDQGVWEAGIGTSFLVARTGVAAPDVPGATFSSFADVGISIERDAVLAQIAGPGVTGDNNMGIWTGLAGSLHLSVRDGDVVSDGLNPPLVVSNLSHFAMAGVDDLVFESGTGAATVILGEDSLNHIVVIARPGDVLEVAPGDFRTIASVELYHGGETGGGPTPIDNQNQVGFSATFTDGSSGIFISNALTAPEPSTLILAAFGGLALVACRHWHARRA